A genomic stretch from Microtus pennsylvanicus isolate mMicPen1 chromosome 9, mMicPen1.hap1, whole genome shotgun sequence includes:
- the LOC142856988 gene encoding S-phase kinase-associated protein 1-like, whose product MAKANSMALPVGSIPSNMVELALCFKNELGREVSALPMLLESMDCLNLGCSLEGVILFEATGSLRPVVLRPSTNSIKLQSSDGEIFEVDAEIAKQSVTIKTMLEDLGMDDEGDDDPVPLPNVNAAILKKVIQWCTHHKDDPPPPEDEENKEKQTDDIPVWNQEFLKVDQGTLFELILAANYLDIKGLLDVTYKTVANMIKGKTPEEICRTCNIKTDFTEEEEAQVRKENQWCEESEVLCLTL is encoded by the exons ATGGCTAAGGCCAACTCCAtggccctgcctgttggctccatcccatccaacatggtggag CTGGCCTTGTGCTTCAAGAATGAACTTGGCCGTGAGGTGTCAGCTCTTCCCATGTTGCTCGAGTCGATGGATTGCCTGA ATCTGGGTTGCTCCTTGGAAGGTGTCATCCTCTTTGAGG CGACCGGCAGCCTCAGGCCCGTGGTCTTGAGACCGAGCACCAACTCGATAAAGTTGCAGAGTTCTGATGGAGAGATATTTGAAGTTGATGCAGAAATTGCCAAACAATCTGTGACTATCAAGACCATGCTGGAAGATTTGGGAATGGATGATGAGGGAGATGATGATCCTGTTCCTTTACCAAATGTTAATGCAGCAATTCTAAAAAAGGTCATTCAGTGGTGCACCCATCACAAGGATGACCCTCCTCCTCCTGAGGatgaagagaacaaagaaaagcagaCAGATGATATACCTGTTTGGAACCAAGAATTCCTGAAAGTTGACCAAGGAACACTTTTCGAACTTATTCTGGCTGCAAACTACTTAGACATCAAAGGTTTGCTTGATGTCACATACAAGACTGTGGCCAATATGATTAAGGGGAAAACTCCTGAGGAGATTTGTAGAACCTGCAATATCAAAACTGACTTTACTGAAGAGGAAGAGGCCCAGGTACGCAAAGAGAACCAGTGGTGTGAAGAGAGTGAAGTGCTGTGCCTGACGCTGTAA